A single genomic interval of Chitinophaga sp. 180180018-3 harbors:
- a CDS encoding TonB-dependent receptor, producing MKLTSLLMLIAVTQLHAETWAQKVTIYGKNLSLVEIFQMVKKQTDYQFFYQDELLSDAKVIREINVKNAPLKDFLDICFKGQPLTYEIIEKAITIKRLGAVQGRMEIHGRVTDSTGGALPGVSIHIKGTIKGVITNGDGAYKINANPGDVLIFSFIGYDQKEIVVQNASTINVALAPSTGTLREVVVNVGYGSTKKIHLTGAVASVGAEKLASRPLVNLADGLQGLVPGLNVSMGNGQPGQGASFNIRGLPTINNPGQGNPLILVDGVERDPNLINPSDVESVTVLKDAASATIYGGRAAYGVILITTKKGKTGEPTLNYSGSYSFARPANLPKYVDSKGFLTLFNQAQYTGSITGGNTSTSPFTAKDSAMIMAYYNDPAHNPDMYPDPGNPKLYRYVGNNNWVKTLYPGWAPMQQHNLSLSGGTEKLTYMASMGYFSQDGLQKSANQVYRRYTPNLKLTSKITDWLSLDLNMSMTRTTNNKPALSLIGQGGSWIPGDLRPVMPVKHPDGNFSGQGSFTNPMAMNALSGRDVDNVNDYWATARATLQPVKHLTIITDYTWNSNTDYDKANLMPYNEYGVNGVFLDVFPWTKTPRVIETRWNNTYYAFNSYATYENTFGRDHSVKAMVGYNQEYKHFINVQPTAINIIVPTIPAIGLNNDPKPSISSLDIEYALIGTFFRANYAYKDKYLIEVNGRYDGTSRFQQGHRYVFSPSISAGWDISREAFMQDVKLISQLKLRASYGNLPNQRASTSAISIGNFYPTLPTMGNSTTGYLFNNQPGIVVTPSGLVRSDLTWEKIATSNFGLDYSLLNDRLSGSFDYFITNTSGLITGGQQLPAVLGTGAPKQNTASLRTNGWEFNIGWKDKIINDKLRYAISVNLSDAVTTVTKYNQNPTHSIDDLNPGRKMGEIWGYITDGFYQTDAEAQAVDNSRLAGYKWLAGDIKYKDLNGDKKITDGKRTLADHGDLSVIGNSQPRYRFGINLNLEYKGFDFTMFVQGLLKQDFSPTGSNVFNAFAGGEWSIPYAYAMDYWTPDHPNAYFPRVRFGGGGNQQTQTKYLQSVAYARFKQITLGYTFPNSVFGNSKIRNVRVYVTGENLFKITSLFGGFDPDLISGYTSYPLNKTLSAGVQIGL from the coding sequence ATGAAATTAACCAGTTTATTAATGCTGATTGCCGTCACTCAGTTACATGCGGAAACATGGGCGCAAAAGGTCACCATTTATGGCAAAAATTTGTCGCTTGTTGAAATTTTTCAAATGGTAAAAAAACAGACGGACTACCAGTTTTTTTATCAGGACGAGTTGTTGTCCGACGCGAAAGTAATCCGGGAGATCAATGTGAAAAATGCGCCGCTGAAAGACTTCCTGGATATCTGTTTTAAAGGCCAGCCTTTAACGTATGAGATTATTGAAAAAGCGATTACCATCAAGCGATTGGGAGCTGTTCAGGGGCGGATGGAAATACACGGTCGCGTTACCGACTCAACGGGTGGCGCGTTGCCGGGTGTGTCTATACATATCAAAGGCACCATCAAAGGCGTTATCACCAATGGCGATGGAGCATATAAAATCAATGCCAACCCCGGAGATGTATTGATATTCTCCTTCATTGGTTATGATCAGAAAGAAATAGTGGTGCAGAATGCCAGCACCATCAACGTAGCCCTGGCGCCATCCACCGGTACACTTAGAGAAGTGGTGGTGAATGTGGGATATGGTAGCACGAAGAAAATACACCTTACCGGTGCTGTAGCTTCGGTAGGTGCGGAGAAACTGGCCAGCAGGCCACTGGTGAACCTGGCAGATGGACTACAGGGGCTGGTGCCCGGCCTCAACGTTAGCATGGGCAACGGACAGCCGGGGCAGGGTGCTTCTTTTAATATCCGCGGATTACCTACGATAAATAATCCAGGCCAGGGAAACCCGCTGATACTGGTAGATGGGGTAGAACGTGATCCAAATCTGATAAACCCATCGGACGTAGAGAGTGTTACTGTATTGAAAGATGCGGCCTCCGCTACAATCTATGGTGGCCGTGCTGCTTACGGGGTTATATTAATCACCACAAAAAAAGGAAAAACCGGAGAGCCCACGCTGAATTATTCAGGATCTTACTCTTTCGCCAGGCCGGCCAATCTTCCTAAGTATGTTGACTCCAAAGGATTTCTGACACTTTTTAATCAAGCCCAGTATACCGGTAGCATCACAGGAGGAAATACCTCCACCAGCCCGTTTACAGCAAAAGACTCAGCGATGATCATGGCCTACTATAACGATCCTGCTCATAATCCTGATATGTACCCGGATCCGGGCAATCCTAAACTGTATCGTTATGTTGGCAACAATAACTGGGTGAAGACTTTGTATCCCGGATGGGCGCCGATGCAGCAGCATAATTTATCGCTTTCAGGTGGTACGGAAAAACTGACCTATATGGCAAGTATGGGATACTTTTCACAGGATGGATTACAGAAATCAGCAAACCAGGTTTATCGCCGGTATACTCCCAACCTGAAACTGACCTCTAAGATTACCGACTGGCTGTCGCTGGATCTTAATATGAGCATGACACGCACCACGAACAACAAGCCTGCGCTGTCGCTCATTGGTCAGGGTGGTTCGTGGATACCTGGTGACCTGCGACCGGTGATGCCGGTAAAGCACCCCGACGGGAATTTTTCCGGCCAGGGCAGCTTTACCAACCCAATGGCAATGAACGCCCTGTCTGGCAGGGATGTGGATAATGTAAACGATTACTGGGCCACTGCCAGGGCAACGCTTCAACCGGTGAAGCATCTTACTATCATTACCGACTATACGTGGAACAGTAATACAGACTATGACAAGGCCAATCTGATGCCTTACAATGAATATGGCGTAAACGGGGTCTTCCTTGATGTTTTCCCCTGGACTAAAACCCCGCGTGTAATTGAAACACGGTGGAATAATACCTATTATGCCTTCAATAGCTATGCTACCTATGAAAATACTTTTGGCAGGGATCATTCAGTAAAAGCGATGGTGGGCTATAACCAGGAGTACAAGCACTTTATCAATGTACAGCCAACGGCAATCAATATTATTGTACCCACTATACCAGCTATAGGTCTGAATAATGATCCTAAGCCTTCCATTAGCAGCCTCGATATAGAATATGCCCTGATTGGTACTTTTTTCCGGGCAAACTATGCTTATAAAGATAAATACCTGATTGAAGTGAACGGCAGATATGATGGTACATCCCGGTTTCAGCAGGGGCACCGTTACGTATTTTCCCCTTCAATATCTGCTGGTTGGGACATCTCCCGCGAAGCATTTATGCAGGATGTAAAGCTGATCAGCCAGTTGAAGCTGCGTGCTTCATATGGAAATCTGCCTAATCAGCGCGCATCCACCAGTGCTATCTCTATTGGCAACTTCTATCCTACATTACCTACGATGGGAAATAGTACCACAGGGTACCTTTTTAACAATCAGCCCGGAATAGTAGTAACTCCTTCCGGATTGGTTCGTAGTGATCTGACCTGGGAAAAGATAGCCACATCGAACTTCGGCCTGGATTATTCGCTGTTGAACGACAGATTGAGTGGCAGCTTCGATTATTTTATCACCAATACTTCCGGATTGATCACCGGGGGGCAACAGCTGCCTGCCGTACTCGGAACGGGTGCTCCCAAGCAGAACACAGCGTCGCTTCGTACAAACGGCTGGGAGTTCAACATCGGCTGGAAGGATAAAATAATAAATGATAAACTCCGCTACGCTATTAGCGTTAACCTGTCCGACGCCGTAACTACGGTTACTAAATACAATCAGAATCCTACCCACAGTATTGATGACCTGAATCCAGGTAGGAAAATGGGCGAGATATGGGGCTATATCACGGATGGATTTTATCAGACAGATGCAGAGGCACAGGCCGTGGATAACAGCAGACTGGCGGGGTATAAGTGGCTGGCCGGTGATATAAAGTATAAAGATCTGAATGGCGATAAGAAAATTACTGATGGGAAAAGAACACTGGCGGATCATGGCGACTTATCCGTAATCGGCAATAGCCAGCCGCGTTACAGGTTTGGTATCAATTTAAACCTGGAATATAAAGGATTCGACTTTACCATGTTTGTGCAGGGCCTGCTGAAACAGGATTTCAGTCCAACCGGCAGTAATGTTTTTAACGCCTTCGCTGGTGGTGAATGGAGTATACCCTACGCATATGCGATGGATTACTGGACCCCTGATCATCCCAATGCTTATTTCCCCAGAGTCAGGTTTGGTGGAGGCGGTAACCAGCAAACACAAACCAAATATCTGCAGAGTGTTGCCTACGCAAGATTCAAACAAATAACCCTGGGTTACACTTTCCCTAATTCCGTGTTTGGAAATTCGAAGATCAGAAATGTAAGGGTATATGTAACCGGAGAGAACCTCTTTAAAATTACTTCTTTATTCGGCGGCTTTGACCCGGACCTGATTTCCGGTTATACCAGTTATCCGCTTAATAAAACGTTGTCTGCCGGGGTTCAGATTGGTTTATAA
- a CDS encoding sigma-70 family RNA polymerase sigma factor, with product MLSHYNSMPEGELLAQVANGNEKAFEWLVNRFSDILGAYIFRLTHSREITEEIVQDVFLKIWNARQMLPGVGNFHAWLYVVSKNQAISALRKAIRERAGKELITHNLWDQDDNSWEDEKLSAIEKAIAQLPPQQKKVFTLSRHDGLSYKEIAEQMHLSTETVKKYLQIATQSIISEVSGVATVGLFLAVIKNL from the coding sequence GTGCTCAGTCATTACAATAGTATGCCAGAAGGAGAGTTACTTGCTCAGGTTGCCAATGGTAACGAAAAAGCTTTTGAATGGCTGGTTAACCGGTTTAGTGATATTCTTGGAGCATATATATTCAGGCTCACCCATTCGAGAGAAATAACAGAAGAAATAGTACAGGATGTTTTTTTGAAGATCTGGAATGCCAGGCAAATGCTTCCCGGCGTCGGTAATTTTCATGCATGGTTGTATGTTGTTTCTAAAAATCAGGCTATCTCGGCATTGAGAAAGGCCATCCGGGAAAGGGCCGGAAAGGAATTGATTACGCATAACCTTTGGGATCAGGACGACAATAGCTGGGAGGATGAGAAACTGAGTGCTATAGAGAAGGCGATCGCGCAACTGCCACCACAACAGAAGAAGGTGTTTACGCTGAGCCGTCATGATGGGCTTTCTTATAAGGAGATTGCCGAGCAAATGCATTTATCAACCGAAACCGTTAAGAAGTACCTGCAAATAGCCACCCAGTCTATTATTTCAGAGGTTTCCGGCGTCGCAACAGTTGGGCTTTTCCTCGCCGTTATAAAAAATTTATAA
- a CDS encoding FecR domain-containing protein, with translation MDQFSKQQRIELLFQQWCDNTIDEKDVRELMQLLQEAGMYNELEKLSQAAYFQQPPAPFFTPEQKRKLFLNIVKPVDVVRKRRMIYLSGIAAGIALMIGVSCYCLVYKKSLFLPENITAENDIAAPTESIGMLKSEDGNSIRFENAHSGMVTTQENVKVIKHTDGTLAFEGSTKKPVSNTLTVPRGSKPIHLLLADGTSVLLNAASGITFPNAFTGSERTVSLYGEAYFEVKHDPAHPFIVKAGKSKVKVLGTHFNIRSYNDDAQTKVTLIEGKVDVNDELMLKPGEQAVVGNGVSDLLQHPNMEEALAWKNNEFNFNGWDVPAILSMLSQWYNFTIEYKTKIPTGHFSGSIKRDNNLSQVLRILETGGLQFKIQKDRLIVF, from the coding sequence ATGGATCAGTTTTCAAAGCAGCAAAGAATTGAATTACTCTTTCAGCAATGGTGTGATAATACCATTGATGAAAAAGATGTTCGCGAGCTAATGCAGCTACTGCAGGAAGCTGGTATGTATAATGAGCTGGAGAAGCTCTCCCAGGCTGCTTACTTTCAGCAGCCGCCTGCGCCTTTTTTTACCCCGGAGCAGAAAAGAAAATTATTTTTGAACATTGTCAAGCCAGTTGATGTTGTTAGGAAGAGAAGAATGATCTATCTATCCGGCATTGCTGCCGGTATCGCCTTAATGATAGGGGTGAGTTGTTATTGTCTTGTGTATAAAAAGAGTTTATTTCTCCCGGAGAATATCACGGCGGAAAATGATATTGCTGCGCCTACTGAGTCAATAGGGATGCTGAAATCTGAAGACGGTAACAGCATTCGCTTTGAGAATGCCCATTCGGGTATGGTAACAACCCAGGAGAATGTTAAAGTCATCAAGCATACTGATGGTACACTTGCCTTTGAAGGCAGCACCAAAAAGCCGGTATCCAATACGCTCACCGTTCCCAGAGGTAGTAAGCCGATTCATTTATTGCTGGCCGACGGTACGTCTGTACTGCTGAACGCCGCATCCGGTATTACGTTCCCCAATGCCTTCACCGGAAGTGAGCGTACTGTTTCTTTATATGGAGAAGCTTATTTCGAAGTAAAGCATGATCCGGCGCATCCATTCATAGTAAAAGCTGGTAAGAGTAAAGTCAAAGTATTGGGAACACATTTCAATATCCGTTCCTATAACGATGACGCACAAACGAAAGTAACGCTCATAGAAGGGAAGGTGGATGTAAACGATGAACTGATGCTGAAACCAGGTGAACAGGCTGTTGTGGGAAATGGCGTATCCGACCTGCTGCAGCATCCGAATATGGAAGAAGCACTGGCGTGGAAGAACAATGAATTTAATTTCAATGGCTGGGATGTTCCGGCTATATTATCGATGCTATCACAGTGGTATAATTTCACGATTGAATATAAAACCAAAATCCCAACCGGACATTTTTCCGGTTCTATTAAGAGAGATAACAATCTCTCTCAGGTATTGAGAATATTGGAAACAGGAGGACTGCAGTTCAAAATACAGAAGGATAGGCTAATCGTTTTTTAA